One genomic region from bacterium encodes:
- a CDS encoding amidohydrolase — MEAPPRIFDCDNHYYEAPDAFTRHVPVEMQARCVQWAEVDGRKRHVVGGRLDFSVANPLFDPVGPAGSLHEYYRGNPAGVPARDQMRGNLEPQPAYYRDPQARLAKMDAQGVDSTWLFPTLGILYEEPLKEDVDAVATLFEGFNRWLLEDWGFNYRDRIFSAPYITLADPARAERELEWALGHDARMFVMRPAAVFTREGPRPPGDPIFDGFWARVNESGITAVIHTGNSGYSTNGYSSDGFGRASIGMSRRPSVKNLVLARAASDYLFSLGCDLLFERFPNVRLASIENGSSFLGDLFHNLEQAAARNPWHFAEDPVALLRDRVWMSPFWEDDLMDVLDRMGPDHVIFGSDWPHMEGLPEPQDVLEEIEALPGDVADRFLFGNTAALNEWRPV, encoded by the coding sequence ATGGAAGCGCCCCCTCGGATCTTCGACTGCGACAACCACTACTACGAGGCCCCCGACGCGTTCACGCGGCACGTTCCGGTCGAAATGCAGGCGCGCTGTGTCCAGTGGGCCGAGGTCGACGGGCGAAAGCGACACGTCGTGGGCGGCAGGCTCGACTTCTCGGTCGCGAACCCCCTCTTCGATCCGGTCGGGCCCGCGGGCTCCCTCCACGAGTACTACCGCGGCAACCCGGCCGGCGTACCGGCTCGGGACCAGATGCGTGGCAACCTCGAGCCCCAGCCCGCGTACTACCGCGACCCGCAGGCGCGCCTCGCGAAGATGGACGCCCAGGGCGTCGATTCGACCTGGCTCTTTCCGACCCTCGGCATCCTCTACGAGGAGCCGCTCAAGGAGGACGTGGACGCCGTCGCCACCCTCTTCGAGGGCTTCAACCGGTGGCTGCTCGAGGACTGGGGCTTCAACTACCGGGACCGAATCTTCTCCGCGCCCTACATCACGCTGGCCGACCCGGCCCGTGCGGAGCGGGAGCTCGAGTGGGCCCTCGGGCACGATGCCCGGATGTTCGTCATGCGACCCGCGGCGGTCTTCACCCGCGAAGGCCCGCGCCCGCCGGGAGATCCGATCTTCGACGGCTTCTGGGCTCGCGTGAACGAGTCCGGGATCACCGCCGTCATCCACACCGGCAACTCCGGTTACTCGACGAACGGCTACTCGAGCGACGGATTCGGCCGCGCCTCGATCGGCATGAGCCGTCGGCCTTCGGTCAAGAACCTCGTTCTCGCGCGGGCGGCGAGCGACTACCTCTTCTCGCTCGGATGCGATCTGCTCTTCGAGCGCTTCCCGAACGTGCGGCTCGCCTCGATCGAGAACGGATCGAGCTTCCTCGGCGACCTCTTCCACAACTTGGAGCAGGCGGCCGCCCGGAACCCCTGGCATTTCGCCGAGGATCCGGTCGCGCTCCTGCGGGACCGGGTGTGGATGAGCCCCTTCTGGGAGGACGACCTGATGGACGTCCTCGACCGGATGGGCCCGGACCACGTGATCTTCGGCTCGGACTGGCCCCACATGGAGGGCCTGCCGGAACCGCAGGACGTCCTGGAAGAGATCGAAGCGCTTCCAGGAGACGTCGCGGATCGATTCCTGTTCGGGAATACCGCCGCCCTCAACGAGTGGCGGCCCGTCTAG
- a CDS encoding TerB family tellurite resistance protein, translating to MSLMRFLGLGGGSAGREAEPASLVELGASLESMEPAEARLAAAFAYLLARVASADLRTEESEEAAMAERLVTFGGLAPETAAVLARAAIRVTDAHGGTDDHLVARAFRDMTETEERLRLLRCLYAVAAADDTITTVEDNEIFEIATTIGVRRSDVVAIRSEWRAYLGTLKALPSER from the coding sequence ATGTCCCTGATGCGATTCCTGGGTCTCGGCGGCGGCTCGGCCGGCCGCGAGGCCGAACCCGCGAGCCTCGTCGAGCTCGGCGCGAGCCTCGAGTCGATGGAGCCCGCCGAAGCGCGGCTCGCGGCCGCGTTCGCCTATCTCCTGGCGCGCGTCGCGAGTGCCGACCTGCGAACCGAGGAGAGCGAGGAGGCGGCGATGGCCGAGCGCCTCGTCACCTTCGGCGGGCTCGCCCCCGAAACCGCCGCCGTGCTCGCCCGGGCGGCGATCCGCGTGACCGACGCCCACGGCGGGACCGACGACCACCTCGTCGCCCGTGCCTTCCGCGACATGACCGAAACCGAGGAGCGGCTTCGCCTGTTGCGATGCCTCTACGCCGTCGCGGCTGCGGACGACACGATCACGACCGTCGAGGACAACGAGATCTTCGAGATCGCCACCACGATCGGCGTCCGCCGATCCGACGTCGTCGCGATCCGAAGCGAGTGGAGAGCGTATCTCGGGACCCTCAAAGCACTTCCGAGCGAGCGCTGA
- a CDS encoding arsenate reductase (glutaredoxin), whose protein sequence is MALPTDDTILLLHNPKGSKSRATLALLEEKGATFETRLYLEDPLAEDELRELGRRLGRAPVEFTRTKQAEFAEAGLTKDSSGDEILAAMAKAPILMERPVVLRGDRAAIGRPPEDVLALL, encoded by the coding sequence ATGGCCCTGCCGACCGACGACACGATCCTGCTCCTCCACAACCCGAAGGGCTCGAAGAGCCGTGCGACCCTCGCGCTCCTCGAGGAGAAGGGCGCGACCTTCGAGACGCGACTCTATCTGGAGGATCCGCTCGCGGAGGATGAGCTGCGGGAGCTCGGCAGGCGCCTCGGGCGCGCCCCGGTCGAGTTCACCCGGACCAAGCAGGCGGAGTTCGCGGAGGCCGGTCTCACGAAGGATTCCTCCGGAGACGAGATCCTCGCCGCGATGGCGAAGGCGCCCATCCTGATGGAACGGCCCGTCGTCCTCCGCGGCGACCGCGCCGCGATCGGCCGCCCGCCCGAGGACGTGCTGGCGCTGCTCTGA
- a CDS encoding LLM class flavin-dependent oxidoreductase: MAVRIGVGLGLGGFPFETIDDFRRWLDVCEDSPIDSIWQSDRVVSREPAFEPMTLLSVIAGATRRLKFGTNAVVLPFRDPVTFARQCATLDILSDGRFLPTVGVGRGDAPEWEATGRSPAGRGKKMDEALEVMTRLWTGENVDFEGEHYSLKGATINPRPKQQPLPLWLGGSSKPAIRRTARYGTGWLAPLQTPEEAGETVAGIKAECARIGRPIPDDHYGATILFRLGEGDAPSPLPSAATKSTDPVAVAMRDRIQRMQAVGEAGTVLARVREFCENGVTKFIAIPMARTADEMIDQCQRLATEVIPEV, translated from the coding sequence ATGGCCGTTCGAATCGGCGTCGGGCTCGGGCTCGGCGGCTTCCCCTTCGAAACCATCGACGACTTCCGCCGCTGGCTCGACGTCTGCGAGGACTCGCCGATCGATTCCATCTGGCAATCGGATCGCGTCGTGTCTCGCGAGCCCGCCTTCGAGCCGATGACGCTCCTGTCCGTGATCGCCGGTGCGACGCGGCGCCTCAAATTCGGGACGAACGCCGTCGTCCTCCCCTTCCGGGATCCCGTCACCTTCGCCCGTCAGTGCGCGACGCTCGACATCCTGTCCGACGGCCGCTTCCTCCCGACCGTCGGCGTCGGCCGGGGCGACGCTCCGGAGTGGGAGGCGACCGGCCGGAGCCCTGCCGGGCGAGGCAAGAAGATGGACGAGGCGCTCGAGGTGATGACGCGGCTCTGGACCGGCGAGAACGTCGACTTCGAGGGCGAGCACTACTCACTCAAGGGCGCGACGATCAATCCACGACCGAAGCAGCAGCCCCTGCCGCTCTGGCTCGGCGGCTCCTCGAAGCCCGCGATCCGGCGAACCGCGCGCTACGGCACCGGCTGGCTCGCCCCGCTCCAGACACCCGAAGAGGCGGGCGAGACCGTCGCCGGCATCAAGGCCGAGTGCGCCCGGATCGGGCGGCCGATCCCGGACGACCACTACGGCGCGACGATCCTCTTCCGGCTGGGCGAAGGCGACGCGCCCTCGCCGCTTCCCTCCGCCGCCACGAAGTCCACGGATCCGGTCGCCGTCGCCATGCGCGACCGCATCCAGCGGATGCAGGCCGTCGGCGAGGCCGGGACCGTCCTCGCGCGCGTCCGTGAGTTCTGCGAGAACGGTGTGACCAAGTTCATCGCGATCCCGATGGCCCGGACGGCCGACGAGATGATCGACCAGTGCCAGCGACTGGCGACGGAAGTGATCCCCGAAGTCTGA